The Candidatus Latescibacterota bacterium genome segment CAGATCGGAAGCGTCACAAGACGCCTTCTCGGAACTTCCGGCCGAGGGCCTGTCGAATGAAACCCTTTCTATCTCGTACATTGATCCGTCAACTGAACCTGGCAGATCTTACGTCTACAAAATAGACTACATTCTGGAAGATGAACGATTTAATTTTCTAATGACAAATGAAATCGGAATTCCTGATGTGGGATTTTCTCTTTATCAGAACTGGCCTAATCCGTTCAATCCCTCGACCATCCTGTTATGGAGCCAACCAGACGATGGCAATGCCCGGATAGAGATCTTCGACGTGGCAGGTCACCGAGTCGTTGTGCTGGAAAACGGATTCAGGCCAGCCGGAATCCACTCAGTCGAATGGGACGGAAATAACAGCTCCGGCAATAATATGAGTTCAGGGGTCTATTTCTGTCGATTGTCATACGGCGGGATGACCCGGACCAGAAAGATGGTTCTTCTCCGCTAGAACTCTCCTTTCATACCTTCGGCCACTACGTCCAGTTCAGCAGTCTTCGGTCACCCTCAAGGCTTCGAATGTGAGACACTTCCTGAGTGACCTCGAGGCAACCTCGATAGGTGCCATCTTTATCTCGTACTGCAAAATAGCGGATATTTATGAACATCCCTTTCATCTGCAGCCAGAATTCGGCCTCATCTTTTTCCCCGCTTTTGAAAGCTTTGAGGATCCTGTCAACGACATCAAGACTCGTCCGGGGATGGCAGTTCTGCACCTTTCGCCCGATCACCGCAGGAGTTCTGGGGAAAATGCGTTCTTTCGTCTGGCTGTAATAGACGACTTCGTCGTTCTCGTCCACCAGGGACATCTCGATTGGGAGATGGCACAGCATAAGGTTCAGAAGCTCCGGTGTCATATGGCCGACATCAAGATTGATATCTCCCGTGACAGGGTGATCGTGCCTGGCGTCGACGGTTTTGACCTGTGGCTCCCACTCCCCGTCGGGCTCGATCCAGCAGTAACCCAGCTCGTCCTGCCCCTCACCGACTCTCTTCCATTCTTCATCGCTGAGGACCTCGAGCGCCATCGGGATCAGGATTTTCTCCTCTTTCGTTATCATCTCGGTCACTTCAAGAGTCAGGGTCCTGAGAGTATCCTCACTTATCGGCTCCTCGCTTTCAGCCTTTCTGAAAAGATTCCTTATCTCGTCATGTTTGCCCCACATCACGCTCGAGGGGCCTGTTATCTCATGTTTTTCGAGCAGTGGAAAAAGCTGATTCTCTTTTCTGACGTAGTGAAGATCTATCGTTTTCAGATCGGCAAGTCTGGCAGCCATGTCCGGAGCGTTGAGATCCCGCAGTATCAAGGACACACGTTTTTCCAGCTCCCTGTTTTCCCGCAACATCGTCTGTACCGGATGTCCTGCCGGAACGCCGGGGATGCTTTGGTCTCGTAAGCCGTCACTGAAAATGCTCGAGTGAAGATTGCACATCCGCTGCACTTCCTCCACAGGCATACCGCCCTCGATCAATTCCTGCTCGACCTGGGTGAGTTCGTGAGCTCCGATATCATCAAGTATCGATGAGAATTCCGATTTCAGCGAATCGACACTCTCACCATCGTGAAGTCTGCGGATTATGTCCTTGATCACGCCATGCCTGTCTTTGCCCGCGGGACCGTCACTCCCGCGAGGCGGCGGCATAACCACTTCTTCGCCACTTTCCTTCTTTATTCTGGCTCCTATCTTCTCGAGAAGTTCCGCCGATTCGAACCCTCCGATCTCCGCGACCTTCTCAATATCGGCGAACTTGCCGACGGTCTTTCTCACGAGTTTGTTCTTAAGAAGCTTGTATTGGTCACATAAGGTGGGTAGATATTCCTCAAGAAACGGATAGC includes the following:
- a CDS encoding DUF438 domain-containing protein, whose protein sequence is MMIDGKTRIDDLLDRYPFLEEYLPTLCDQYKLLKNKLVRKTVGKFADIEKVAEIGGFESAELLEKIGARIKKESGEEVVMPPPRGSDGPAGKDRHGVIKDIIRRLHDGESVDSLKSEFSSILDDIGAHELTQVEQELIEGGMPVEEVQRMCNLHSSIFSDGLRDQSIPGVPAGHPVQTMLRENRELEKRVSLILRDLNAPDMAARLADLKTIDLHYVRKENQLFPLLEKHEITGPSSVMWGKHDEIRNLFRKAESEEPISEDTLRTLTLEVTEMITKEEKILIPMALEVLSDEEWKRVGEGQDELGYCWIEPDGEWEPQVKTVDARHDHPVTGDINLDVGHMTPELLNLMLCHLPIEMSLVDENDEVVYYSQTKERIFPRTPAVIGRKVQNCHPRTSLDVVDRILKAFKSGEKDEAEFWLQMKGMFINIRYFAVRDKDGTYRGCLEVTQEVSHIRSLEGDRRLLNWT